From Atribacterota bacterium, one genomic window encodes:
- the cobI gene encoding precorrin-2 C(20)-methyltransferase, translating into MKGKLYGIGVGPGDPELLTIKAIRVLEEVDLVVVPKGGEESLAYHVVKPYLQKMVLFLPFAMNEWESKGGEFKSGITQIREFLAEGKKVAFVTLGDPLLYSTFVILWRLFPEVEVEIIPGVSSFQAAAARLQLPLAQGKEHVAILSGENFAEDVLDFFESVVVFKANRKYSLICEVLQRKGFSGGLVSRLGWKEEVVSTDLECFQNQELDYFSILLARKRKS; encoded by the coding sequence ATGAAGGGTAAGCTTTATGGGATAGGAGTAGGACCCGGAGATCCGGAATTGCTCACCATCAAGGCCATTCGGGTCCTTGAGGAAGTCGACTTGGTGGTGGTTCCTAAGGGTGGCGAGGAGAGTCTGGCGTATCACGTAGTCAAGCCATATCTCCAGAAAATGGTCCTTTTCCTCCCTTTTGCTATGAACGAGTGGGAGAGCAAAGGAGGGGAATTCAAAAGTGGGATAACGCAAATCCGGGAGTTCCTCGCCGAGGGGAAAAAGGTGGCTTTTGTGACTTTGGGTGATCCTCTTCTGTACAGCACCTTTGTGATTCTCTGGCGACTGTTTCCAGAGGTAGAGGTGGAAATCATTCCGGGAGTGAGTTCCTTTCAGGCTGCGGCGGCACGACTTCAGTTGCCTTTAGCCCAAGGTAAAGAACACGTGGCGATCCTCTCCGGAGAGAATTTTGCGGAAGATGTTCTGGACTTTTTCGAAAGCGTTGTGGTATTCAAGGCAAACCGAAAGTACAGCCTTATTTGTGAGGTTCTACAAAGAAAGGGGTTCAGTGGAGGACTAGTAAGTCGGTTAGGATGGAAAGAAGAAGTGGTGAGTACAGATTTAGAGTGCTTTCAAAATCAGGAGCTTGATTACTTTTCAATCCTTTTGGCGAGGAAGAGAAAGTCGTGA
- the cobM gene encoding precorrin-4 C(11)-methyltransferase, which produces MIYFIGAGPGDPELLTLKGKRILSMCEVVIYAGSLVNREILSHSRPDAMVYDSARLHLGEIVKIMEEAYQQGYSVARLHSGDPSLYGALREQVEELKKRNIPFEIIPGVSSFQAAAARLRRELTVPGVTQTVILCRFGGRTPVPEREKLRMLARHRATMIIFLSIEYLETVVQELSFSYPPETPVAVLHRVSYEDEEVVVGALGDIVEKVKDKSFTRQTLIVVGEVLGERFTASCLYCSSFSHRFREGS; this is translated from the coding sequence GTGATTTACTTTATTGGAGCTGGTCCAGGCGACCCGGAACTCCTCACTCTTAAAGGAAAACGAATCCTTTCGATGTGTGAAGTGGTGATCTATGCGGGATCGCTTGTTAATCGGGAAATCTTAAGCCACAGCCGTCCTGATGCCATGGTTTACGATAGCGCACGGCTTCATTTGGGGGAAATCGTAAAAATCATGGAAGAAGCCTACCAACAGGGATATTCAGTAGCACGCCTCCATAGCGGAGATCCGTCTCTTTACGGTGCGCTTCGAGAGCAAGTTGAGGAACTCAAAAAAAGGAATATTCCCTTTGAGATCATTCCGGGAGTGAGTTCCTTTCAGGCTGCGGCGGCACGTTTGCGACGAGAGCTCACCGTGCCAGGGGTGACCCAAACAGTGATTTTGTGTCGTTTTGGAGGACGAACTCCAGTTCCGGAACGAGAAAAGTTGCGGATGCTTGCTCGCCATCGGGCGACTATGATTATTTTTTTGAGTATTGAGTATCTGGAAACGGTGGTGCAAGAACTTTCCTTTTCGTATCCCCCCGAGACACCGGTGGCTGTCCTCCATCGGGTCAGTTACGAAGATGAGGAAGTGGTGGTGGGAGCCCTGGGGGACATCGTGGAAAAGGTGAAAGACAAGAGCTTCACCCGTCAGACCTTGATTGTGGTGGGAGAGGTGTTGGGAGAACGATTTACCGCTTCTTGTCTCTACTGTTCCTCTTTTTCTCATCGTTTCCGGGAGGGATCATGA
- a CDS encoding cobalt-precorrin 5A hydrolase: MRTAVIAFTKKGIKVARAIKNRLGSTGYAGEKVVETERDFQPIPGNIREFAGWAFQNYEGLIFISAVGIAVRSIAPHLRDKWSDPAIVVVDERGTFVISLLSGHWGGGNRLAQEVAGILGATPVITTASDLFGVETPESIAQEYHFALEARENLPRIISLLLEGAPVWYVTDDAVVWNLLSERVNLCWQMPKDAQGVIFVTDRMVEPPPIPFLILRPRNLVLGVGLRKGISGEALQVLVKDFFRTQGMALLGVREVASVEQKRGEPALKELVQSLSITTHFFTVEELQKVAHLFPSSPLVQRALGVGSVARPSAFLASGGGLEVGYFKGQGVALALFRRVNKDVDQSGGNWARE, encoded by the coding sequence ATGAGGACAGCGGTCATTGCTTTCACAAAAAAGGGTATAAAGGTGGCCCGAGCGATAAAAAACAGGTTGGGAAGCACAGGATATGCTGGAGAGAAGGTAGTTGAGACAGAACGGGATTTCCAACCCATTCCTGGGAACATTCGAGAGTTTGCCGGATGGGCTTTTCAGAATTATGAAGGGTTGATTTTCATCTCGGCGGTAGGCATTGCGGTTCGCTCCATAGCCCCCCACCTTAGAGATAAATGGAGCGATCCAGCGATTGTGGTGGTCGACGAGAGAGGAACCTTTGTCATCAGTCTTCTTTCTGGGCACTGGGGTGGAGGGAATCGTCTGGCACAGGAAGTAGCGGGTATTTTGGGGGCCACACCAGTGATCACCACGGCCAGTGATCTTTTTGGCGTTGAAACTCCCGAGAGTATTGCTCAGGAGTACCACTTTGCATTGGAGGCACGGGAGAACCTTCCTCGAATTATTTCCCTCCTTCTTGAGGGGGCCCCAGTGTGGTACGTCACCGACGATGCAGTGGTATGGAATCTTTTGAGCGAGCGGGTTAATCTCTGTTGGCAAATGCCAAAAGATGCACAGGGAGTGATTTTCGTCACCGATAGAATGGTAGAACCTCCGCCGATTCCCTTTTTGATTCTCCGTCCTCGTAATCTTGTTCTTGGTGTGGGATTGCGAAAGGGGATTTCGGGAGAAGCGTTGCAGGTTCTGGTGAAAGACTTTTTCCGTACCCAAGGTATGGCCCTTTTGGGAGTGAGAGAGGTCGCGAGTGTGGAACAGAAAAGAGGCGAACCTGCGCTTAAGGAGCTGGTGCAATCTCTTTCGATTACGACGCACTTTTTTACTGTAGAGGAGTTGCAAAAGGTAGCTCACCTTTTCCCTTCCTCTCCCCTGGTACAGCGGGCACTTGGGGTGGGAAGTGTAGCCCGCCCGAGTGCGTTTTTGGCAAGTGGCGGAGGATTGGAGGTGGGCTACTTTAAAGGGCAAGGTGTGGCGTTAGCTCTTTTTCGAAGGGTGAATAAAGATGTGGATCAAAGTGGTGGGAATTGGGCCAGGGAATAG
- the cobJ gene encoding precorrin-3B C(17)-methyltransferase has translation MWIKVVGIGPGNSADLTFRAHMVLQEAEVILGYRRYVERLRPLFEGKKMLGFGMGEELLRCRETLRLAHEGWKVALVSGGDPGIYGMAGLLLEVAFGEKMTKVIEVVPGVSAMNSAAAALGAPLGNDFAVVSLSDYLTSWDQIAALLEVLAQTPLVLVLYNPGSSLRTHTFPRVVTILRRYRQPQTLVGIVRDASFLEESVTITTLKGVENHSVDMRTIVIVGSERTFMANSYMVTPRGYRL, from the coding sequence ATGTGGATCAAAGTGGTGGGAATTGGGCCAGGGAATAGCGCTGATCTTACATTTCGAGCGCACATGGTCCTTCAGGAAGCGGAAGTCATCTTAGGGTATCGGCGATATGTAGAGCGGCTCAGGCCTCTTTTTGAGGGAAAGAAGATGCTTGGTTTTGGTATGGGAGAGGAGCTTTTGCGTTGTCGGGAAACACTGCGTTTAGCACATGAAGGGTGGAAGGTGGCTTTGGTGAGTGGTGGAGATCCGGGAATTTATGGAATGGCTGGACTTCTTTTGGAGGTTGCCTTCGGAGAGAAGATGACCAAAGTGATCGAGGTCGTCCCGGGGGTGAGTGCCATGAATAGTGCGGCGGCCGCACTGGGAGCGCCATTGGGGAACGATTTTGCGGTGGTGAGTCTCTCGGATTACCTTACGAGTTGGGACCAGATTGCGGCGCTCCTCGAAGTTCTGGCGCAGACACCACTGGTACTTGTGCTGTATAACCCGGGCAGTTCCCTGCGTACCCATACTTTTCCTAGGGTCGTGACAATTCTCAGAAGGTATCGTCAGCCACAAACCTTGGTAGGAATCGTTAGAGATGCATCATTTCTGGAGGAGTCGGTGACTATAACCACCTTAAAGGGTGTAGAAAACCATAGCGTTGATATGAGAACGATTGTCATCGTGGGAAGTGAGAGGACTTTCATGGCAAACTCCTATATGGTTACTCCTCGAGGGTACCGGCTGTGA
- the cobK gene encoding precorrin-6A reductase, whose amino-acid sequence MILILGGTTEGRVFAQMLHERGYPVWLSVAYEFGLNFVPNGIPAQVGPFSPERLRSFIQEKKVQVVVDTTHPFAETIKHVAREVALELGVPYLLYQRPQVELPPFVIQVKNPAEALQALVPYQRIFLTIGSTHLAPFVRLKEEGKKIRVRVLPVSRSLKRCEELGLTPKEVVAILGPVSTELNRVLFQEFGAEVVVSKESGREGGLLQKIEAAESLGIAFILVRHAQKIKENVFHGFDTLLERLGELYGS is encoded by the coding sequence GTGATTCTCATTCTGGGCGGCACAACTGAAGGAAGGGTATTCGCTCAAATGCTCCATGAGCGAGGATATCCGGTATGGTTGAGTGTAGCGTATGAATTTGGCCTGAATTTTGTGCCGAATGGGATTCCAGCGCAAGTGGGACCATTTTCTCCAGAGAGGTTACGGAGTTTTATACAAGAAAAGAAGGTTCAGGTAGTTGTTGATACCACGCATCCCTTTGCGGAAACGATTAAGCATGTGGCTCGGGAAGTGGCTTTAGAACTGGGAGTTCCATATCTTCTCTACCAGAGGCCCCAGGTTGAACTTCCTCCTTTCGTGATCCAGGTAAAAAATCCTGCTGAGGCTTTGCAGGCACTTGTCCCGTATCAAAGGATTTTTCTTACCATTGGTAGTACACATTTGGCTCCTTTTGTCAGGCTCAAAGAAGAGGGGAAAAAAATACGAGTGCGCGTACTTCCGGTGAGTCGTTCTTTGAAACGTTGTGAAGAGCTCGGTCTGACCCCTAAAGAAGTGGTGGCCATCCTCGGTCCAGTGAGTACAGAGCTCAATCGTGTCCTTTTCCAGGAATTCGGGGCTGAGGTGGTGGTGAGTAAAGAGAGTGGTCGGGAAGGTGGGCTCCTCCAGAAGATTGAGGCAGCCGAGTCCCTTGGTATTGCCTTTATCCTTGTTCGACATGCGCAAAAGATAAAAGAGAACGTATTTCATGGGTTTGATACGCTCCTTGAGCGGTTGGGTGAGCTTTATGGTTCTTAA